Proteins found in one uncultured Desulfuromonas sp. genomic segment:
- a CDS encoding peptidylprolyl isomerase has product MTLSIKKIIFIALLLVVPTLCFAGTQVKLTTNYGSIVIELDEAHAPVSVNNFLRYVDGGFYNGTIFHRVIPGFMIQGGGFTKKMDRKVTRQPIKNEATNGLKNLRGTIAMARTGRVDSATSQFFINLVDNAFLDHKSKTARGYGYAVFGKVVEGMDVVDKIAMVKTGRKKGMADVPSQSVVIESVERVVAP; this is encoded by the coding sequence ATGACGTTATCAATTAAAAAAATAATTTTCATAGCGTTATTGTTAGTGGTTCCGACACTGTGTTTTGCCGGAACTCAGGTAAAGTTGACAACCAACTACGGTTCAATTGTCATCGAACTGGATGAGGCTCATGCACCTGTGTCTGTGAATAATTTCCTGCGCTATGTTGATGGCGGTTTCTACAATGGAACAATTTTTCACCGTGTTATACCGGGTTTTATGATTCAAGGTGGAGGCTTTACCAAAAAGATGGATCGTAAGGTTACCCGCCAACCGATTAAAAACGAAGCGACCAATGGCCTGAAAAATTTGCGTGGTACCATTGCCATGGCGCGAACAGGTCGTGTTGATAGCGCGACAAGCCAGTTTTTTATCAATCTGGTCGACAATGCGTTTCTCGATCATAAAAGCAAAACAGCCCGTGGTTACGGCTATGCTGTTTTCGGAAAAGTGGTCGAAGGAATGGATGTTGTCGATAAAATTGCTATGGTGAAAACAGGCCGCAAAAAAGGGATGGCGGATGTGCCATCTCAAAGTGTGGTTATCGAATCAGTTGAGCGGGTCGTAGCGCCATAA